A single window of Vigna unguiculata cultivar IT97K-499-35 chromosome 1, ASM411807v1, whole genome shotgun sequence DNA harbors:
- the LOC114189332 gene encoding uncharacterized protein LOC114189332, whose product MFGAAGGSVSVFNYVRMINGTVMIAMARVIVVLSGSTSRPSETLSPKRDREGRVRLCGKIKTLWPSKGARPQKTTSDSRQQKKPYDRPQRSAKKLQCYNCGGEHYRRDCPKPSGSSNDGGGSTDKCYVYDQTGHFTRHCPNKKPAAGAPAKKPVGDRPRAPGRVFALTTIKAAQSGATHSFVSNECVRRLSLVMRELACELIVATPASGEVSTTSVCVGCPIKVGGRRFKVNLICLPMEGLDMILGMDWLASNHVVIDCGQRRVVFPDCFQLLNLLSKLLGFFSEHQCLPLTSVQEE is encoded by the exons ATGTTTGGGGCTGCTGGGGGGTCTGTTTCAGTGTTCAATTACGTGCGTATGATTAATGGGACTGTGATGATTGCAATG GCGAGGGTGATTGTTGTTTTGAGCGGGAGtacatctcgcccaagcgagaccctctcgcctaagcgagatcgcgAGGGAAG AGTAAGACTCTGTGGGAAAATAAAGACTCTGTGGCCCAGCAAAGGGGCTCGACCACAAAAGACTACCTCTGATTCACGGCAGCAGAAGAAGCCGTATGATAGGCCACAGAGATCGGCTAAGAAACTACAGTGCTACAATTGTGGTGGGGAGCATTATCGGAGGGATTGTCCAAAACCCTCAGGCAGTTCCAATGATGGTGGTGGTAGCACTGACAAGTGCTACGTTTATGATCAGACAGGCCATTTTACACGACACTGCCCGAATAAGAAACCAGCTGCAGGTGCACCAGCGAAGAAACCAGTAGGGGATCGACCTAGAGCCCCTGGTCGTGTTTTTGCCTTGACGACTATCAAGGCCGCCCAGTCAG GAGCTACCCATTCATTCGTATCCAATGAATGCGTGAGGAGGCTCAGTCTAGTAATGCGAGAGCTGGCGTGCGAGTTAATTGTTGCGACACCAGCGTCgggagaggtatccaccacgTCTGTCTGTGTGGGATGCCCTATAAAGGTGGGAGGCCGCaggttcaaggtgaatctcatTTGCTTACCAATGGAAGGGTTAGATATGATTCTGGGTATGGATTGGTTGGCCAGCAACCATGTGGTGATTGATTGCGGGCAACGCAGAGTGGTGTTTCCAGAT TGCTTTCAGCTCTTGAACCTGCTCTCAAAGCTACTAGGTTTCTTTAGTGAGCACCAGTGTCTTCCTTTAACCTCTGTCCAG GAAGAATAG
- the LOC114174038 gene encoding protein starmaker, with the protein MYNGIGLQTPRGSGTNGYIQSNKFFVKPKISKVAENTKGFESDQGTAGLTRKPNKEILEHDRKRQIELKLVILEDKLIDQGYTDAEIAEKLEEARQNLEAAAATDETDELASASDKKVSDTQTHQIAARKEKQMESLKAALGIVSSEFNENADEADGHVNDGKNGSNMDGKHNSKSEHAFLDRDFSRKKQMVEDQKDEKVKKSLRDTRHHKKKIGTREKKSEDDSSDSSDSETSSSNEKRSTKKRGKKYTSSSDESDSDSDAKRKVKAKKKMKIPKHNKKGRVEDSDSDDSDDSNIARKSYKKRLESQKRHTSEYDSDDHDDVPKHKTKEGIKHSKMSKRHDSEEESDIDSEEKKYGRPGKTRTRRHNSEDEDSDRDHVKHASGHVKNVKRGSYSSSENSSDTDSDRNYSDQRYEKKGSSAVAKKGKGYDMKENKSRDSGAEKGKNSVNIDALDSLKRSYGNDFTQGPNSRTQEMIHSDRKTRTEKDREPFPFAKHDGDDRKPETESKSVRLSGRDDDTYEERGRDYYNKDVESHHVGQAARYGEDHLARRHRRDDHNHRDNDDGGERKRGRDEDRRERNHLKDEGVGERKHARDEDESKEEKHGRHEDGRGVNRTGRKHSRYEDDLGERKQARDDDDSKEGNRRRDEDDHGERKNLRDVVDRVERKRGRDEDYQTGRNYARDEDEHRERKFRRDEDDHAARKFRREDDYGEKKHLRDESDVHMEAKHNRVEDGRGERRNSREDDDREKRHSKDEDGRRERKHRRDDDDGHEERKRRRDDDDGRGERKHRREEEDRRRDERESRGDYSRRAKY; encoded by the exons ATGTACAATGGAATAGGATTACAGACCCCAAGAGGGTCTGGTACAAATGGGTACATTCAGAGTAACAAGTTCTTTGTAAAGCCCAAGATTTCAAAGGTTGCGGAAAACACAAAGGGGTTTGAGTCAGATCAGGGCACTGCTGGGCTTACCAGGAAGCCCAACAAAGAGATCCTTGAGCATGATCGCAAGCGTCAGATCGAGCTTAAGCTTGTCATCCTGGAAGACAAGCTCATCGATCAGGGCTACACTGATGCTGAGATTGCTGAGAAACTCGAAGAAGCTCGCCAAAATTTGGAAGCTGCTGCTGCCACTGATGAAACTGATGAACTTGCATCTGCATCAGATAAGAA GGTTTCAGATACACAGACTCATCAAATTGCTGCTAGAAAGGAAAAGCAGATGGAATCTTTAAAAGCTGCTCTTGGCATTGTATCATCTGAATTCAATGAAAATGCAGATGAAGCTGATGGGCATGTGAATGATGGGAAAAACGGTTCTAACATGGACGGGAAACATAATTCAAAGTCAGAACATGCCTTTTTGGACAGAGATTTCAGTAGGAAGAAACAAATGGTTGAAGATCAAAAGGATGAAAAGGTTAAGAAGAGCCTTAGAGATACCAGGCACCATAAGAAGAAGATTGGAACTCGTGAGAAAAAGTCCGAGGATGATTCTTCTGATTCTTCTGATTCAGAAACCTCTTCTTCAAATGAGAAGAGAAGTACAAAGAAGCGTGGTAAAAAATATACAAGCAGCAGTGATGAATCTGATTCTGATAGTGATGCTAAGAGGAAGGTCAAggccaaaaagaagatgaaaattcctAAGCACAACAAGAAGGGTAGGGTGGAGGATAGCGATTCTGATGACTCTGATGACAGCAATATTGCAAGAAAAAGTTACAAGAAGAGACTAGAGTCTCAGAAGAGGCACACTTCTGAGTATGATTCTGATGATCATGATGACGTCCCCAAGCATAAGACTAAGGAAGGGATTAAACATTCAAAAATGAGCAAACGTCATGATTCTGAGGAGGAATCTGATATTGATAGTGAGGAAAAGAAATATGGTAGACCTGGGAAAACGAGGACAAGAAGGCATAATTCTGAGGATGAGGATTCTGATAGAGACCATGTTAAGCATGCTTCTGGCCATGTCAAAAATGTTAAAAGGGGATCATACAGTTCCTCTGAGAATAGCAGTGACACTGATTCAGACAGAAATTATAGTGAtcaaagatatgaaaaaaaaggtAGTTCTGCTGTAGCAAAGAAAGGTAAAGGGTATgacatgaaagaaaataaatccaGAGATAGTGGTGCAGAAAAAGGGAAGAACAGTGTTAACATTGATGCATTGGACTCCCTGAAAAGGTCATATGGGAATGATTTTACCCAGGGACCAAATAGTAGAACTCAAGAAATGATACACAGTGACAGGAAAACTCGTACAGAAAAAGATAGGGAGCCCTTCCCATTTGCCAAGCATGATGGAGATGATAGAAAACCCGAGACTGAATCTAAATCAGTTAGGCTGTCGGGGCGTGATGATGATACCTATGAGGAGAGAGGCAGGGATTATTATAACAAGGATGTTGAATCACATCATGTTGGTCAGGCTGCCCGCTATGGTGAGGATCATTTAGCTAGGAGGCATAGAAGAGATGATCATAATCATAGGGATAATGATGACGGTGGGGAAAGAAAACGTGGAAGGGATGAAGATCGCAGAGAAAGAAATCACTTGAAGGATGAGGGTGTTGGAGAAAGAAAGCATGCTAGGGATGAAGATGAGTCCAAAGAAGAGAAGCACGGAAGGCATGAAGATGGTCGGGGAGTTAACCGAACGGGAAGAAAGCACTCAAGATATGAGGATGATCTTGGAGAAAGAAAACAGGCAAGGGATGATGATGATTCTAAAGAAGGGAACCGTAGAAGGGATGAGGATGACCATGGAGAGAGGAAGAACTTGAGGGATGTAGTTGACCGTGTTGAGAGAAAGCGTGGTAGGGATGAAGATTATCAAACAGGAAGAAATTACGCAAGGGATGAGGATGAACACAGAGAAAGAAAGTTCAGAAGGGATGAGGATGATCATGCAGCAAGAAAGTTCAGAAGGGAGGATGATTATGGAGAAAAGAAGCACTTAAGGGATGAGAGTGATGTTCATATGGAAGCAAAACACAATAGGGTTGAGGATGGTCGTGGCGAACGTAGGAACTCAAGGGAGGATGATGATAGAGAGAAAAGGCACTCAAAGGATGAAGATGGTCGTAGAGAAAGAAAGCACAGAagggatgatgatgatggtcaTGAAGAAAGAAAGCGGCGAAGGGATGATGATGATGGCAGAGGAGAAAGAAAGCACAGGAGGGAGGAGGAGGACCGCAGAAGGGATGAAAGGGAAAGCCGAGGAGATTATTCCAGAAGAGCCAAATACTAA